The following proteins come from a genomic window of Puntigrus tetrazona isolate hp1 unplaced genomic scaffold, ASM1883169v1 S000000150, whole genome shotgun sequence:
- the socs9 gene encoding suppressor of cytokine signaling 9 has translation MSLPEEAGDRGKERERGARPKVRQSRSEERRDGARPKGSRGKKKSQPSNTLSSERPVSDGFEYGDLLNTSSESLLSERVSAEDAESKASGGGSRTLRQKIQDAVGQCFPIKTHSQVLSPSPSSRRKIHLSELMLDSCPFPAGSDLAQKWYLIKQHTAPISQAPVLESGAAPVCSAVEDEEDRLRERRRISIEQGVEPPPNAQIHTFEVTAQINPLYKLGPKLAHGMNELSGDERATLLLQRCLDTLDEVVASASDFDLCAASPTLLRPESPKAQDGLHHRIHTQIDYIHCLVPDLLRITNLPCYWGVMDRYEAETLLEGKPEGTFLLRDSAQEDYLFSVSFRRYGRSLHARIEQWNHNFSFDVHDPSVFHAPTVTGLLEHYKDPNSCMFFEPLLSSPVHRSQPFSLQRICRAVISSTTTYDGIGAFPLPSALKEHLKEYHYKQRVRIRRLDTWWE, from the coding sequence ATGTCCCTGCCCGAGGAAGCGGGGGATCGCGGGAAGGAGCGCGAGCGGGGAGCCCGGCCCAAAGTGCGCCAGAGCCGCTCCGAGGAGAGACGAGACGGGGCCAGGCCCAAGGGCTCCAGGGGCAAGAAGAAGAGCCAGCCCTCGAACACCCTGAGCTCGGAGCGGCCCGTGAGCGACGGCTTCGAGTACGGAGACCTCCTGAACACCTCCAGCGAGTCCCTGCTGTCCGAGCGCGTGTCCGCCGAGGACGCGGAGAGCAAGGCGTCCGGCGGCGGCAGCAGGACGCTCCGGCAGAAGATCCAAGACGCCGTCGGCCAGTGCTTCCCCATCAAGACCCACAGCCAGGTCCTGTCCCCGTCGCCGTCCTCCCGCCGCAAGATCCACCTCAGCGAGCTGATGCTGGACAGCTGTCCGTTCCCCGCCGGCTCGGACCTGGCGCAGAAGTGGTACCTCATCAAACAGCACACGGCTCCCATCTCCCAAGCTCCGGTCCTGGAGTCGGGAGCGGCGCCGGTCTGCAGCGCCGTCGAGGACGAGGAGGACCGCCTGCGAGAGAGACGGAGGATCAGCATCGAGCAGGGAGTCGAGCCGCCGCCCAACGCCCAGATACACACCTTCGAGGTGACGGCGCAGATCAACCCGCTCTACAAACTCGGACCCAAGCTGGCTCACGGAATGAACGAGTTATCCGGAGACGAGCGGGCCACGCTGCTCCTGCAGAGGTGCCTGGACACGCTGGACGAGGTCGTCGCGTCGGCGTCCGACTTCGACTTGTGCGCGGCGTCCCCGACTCTGCTTCGCCCGGAGAGTCCGAAAGCGCAGGACGGCCTCCATCATCGCATCCACACGCAGATCGACTACATCCACTGCCTGGTGCCCGATCTGCTGCGCATCACCAACCTGCCGTGCTACTGGGGCGTGATGGACCGCTACGAGGCCGAGACGCTGCTGGAGGGCAAGCCCGAGGGCACCTTCCTGCTGCGCGACTCGGCCCAAGAGGACTACCTGTTCTCGGTCAGCTTCCGCCGCTACGGCCGCTCCCTGCACGCGCGCATCGAGCAGTGGAACCACAACTTCAGCTTCGACGTGCACGACCCCAGCGTGTTCCACGCGCCCACCGTCACCGGCCTGCTGGAGCACTACAAGGACCCCAACTCCTGCATGTTCTTCGAGCCGCTGCTGTCCAGCCCCGTGCACCGCTCGCAGCCCTTCAGCCTGCAGCGCATCTGCCGCGCCGTCATCAGCAGCACCACCACGTACGACGGCATCGGCGCCTTCCCGCTGCCCAGCGCTCTGAAGGAGCACCTGAAGGAGTACCACTACAAGCAGCGCGTGCGCATCCGCCGGCTGGACACCTGGTGGGAGTGA